The following proteins are encoded in a genomic region of Paenibacillus sp. FSL R7-0273:
- a CDS encoding DUF1177 domain-containing protein — protein sequence MALQQTITVMNIMDSAYVNGEQVKQLFSAYPGIAVEVRKVEGEKGSTEFVKITVPGSSGKLGGGTAPTFGIVGRLGGIGARPSRIGIVSDADGAVAAVAAALKLADMQAKGDVLKGDVLITTHICPDAPTLPHEPVDFMDSPVDILQMNEHEVLPEMEAVLSIDTTKGNRVVNHKGIAISPTVKEGYILRVSEDLLRIKEMTTGQYPVTFPVTTQDITPYGNGLYHINSILQPAVATSAPVVGLAITAQSMVPGCGTGASHEVDIAQAVRFAIETAKEVTQGTCSFYNEEEFARIMELYGPMNVLQTLGKPAMASI from the coding sequence ATGGCACTTCAGCAAACGATTACGGTAATGAACATTATGGACAGCGCTTATGTAAACGGGGAGCAGGTCAAACAGCTTTTTTCTGCTTATCCGGGGATTGCCGTGGAGGTAAGAAAGGTGGAGGGTGAAAAGGGCAGCACCGAATTTGTCAAAATCACTGTTCCGGGCAGCAGCGGCAAGCTTGGCGGAGGCACTGCGCCTACATTCGGTATTGTCGGACGTCTTGGCGGAATCGGCGCCAGGCCCAGCCGGATTGGAATCGTCTCTGATGCTGACGGGGCGGTTGCGGCAGTTGCTGCGGCGCTCAAGCTGGCGGATATGCAGGCTAAGGGGGATGTTTTAAAAGGAGACGTGCTCATTACGACGCATATTTGCCCGGATGCTCCGACGCTGCCGCATGAGCCGGTGGATTTCATGGATTCTCCGGTGGATATTCTGCAGATGAACGAGCATGAGGTGCTGCCAGAGATGGAAGCGGTCCTGTCAATCGACACAACCAAGGGCAACCGCGTGGTGAACCATAAAGGCATTGCTATCTCGCCTACTGTGAAGGAAGGCTACATTCTCCGGGTCAGCGAGGATCTGCTGCGGATCAAGGAGATGACGACCGGCCAATATCCGGTTACTTTCCCGGTGACGACCCAGGATATCACCCCTTACGGCAACGGCCTGTACCATATCAATTCGATCCTGCAGCCTGCGGTTGCCACATCGGCACCGGTTGTCGGCCTGGCCATTACAGCCCAATCTATGGTTCCGGGCTGCGGCACCGGGGCAAGCCATGAGGTGGATATTGCCCAGGCGGTTCGTTTTGCGATTGAAACGGCCAAAGAGGTGACGCAGGGAACCTGCTCCTTCT
- a CDS encoding serine hydrolase domain-containing protein, producing MQHQQLEAAMKSEAEAAAFSGAFLVKNTTKTAITGAFGYANKADITPNRTDTRFGIASGCKLFTAIAVCQIIEQGKLSLEDKVLDVLDRTVFPQFSPDFTVHQLLTHSSGIPDYFDEETMEDFAELWKTRPMYLLRGPRDFVPMFSGLPMLSPPGTRFHYNNAGYIMLGLLIEKLSGLTFTGYVEQQIFAKCGMNHSGYFTLDALPGNTALGYIVKEDGTQTTNIYSIPVKGGADGGAFVTAPDMLLLWEGLLQHRLLGPEMTALLLTPHIHEDQDDYYGYGVWITKRDGGVYKYHVMGYDPGVSFHSAHYPVSGTTAVVLCNESRGAYRMQQAVENWLNSGREG from the coding sequence ATGCAACATCAACAGCTGGAGGCCGCTATGAAATCCGAAGCGGAGGCTGCAGCATTCTCAGGAGCCTTTCTTGTAAAAAATACCACCAAAACCGCCATAACCGGCGCGTTCGGATACGCCAATAAAGCAGACATAACCCCCAACCGGACTGACACACGCTTCGGCATTGCCTCAGGCTGCAAGCTGTTCACTGCGATTGCTGTCTGCCAGATCATTGAGCAGGGCAAGCTCTCGCTCGAAGACAAGGTCTTGGATGTGCTGGACCGGACCGTTTTCCCTCAGTTCAGTCCGGATTTCACCGTGCATCAGCTGCTGACGCACAGCTCCGGTATTCCGGATTATTTTGATGAGGAGACGATGGAGGATTTCGCGGAGCTCTGGAAAACCCGGCCGATGTATCTGCTGCGGGGGCCCCGGGATTTTGTGCCGATGTTCAGCGGACTGCCGATGCTGTCCCCGCCGGGCACCAGGTTCCACTACAATAACGCCGGTTACATTATGCTCGGACTGCTGATTGAGAAGCTTAGCGGATTAACCTTTACCGGTTATGTGGAGCAGCAGATTTTTGCAAAGTGCGGAATGAACCATTCAGGATACTTTACACTGGACGCTCTCCCCGGCAATACGGCCCTGGGCTACATTGTGAAGGAGGACGGCACGCAGACCACGAATATCTACTCCATTCCGGTAAAAGGGGGCGCTGACGGCGGCGCGTTCGTGACCGCTCCGGATATGCTGCTGCTGTGGGAGGGGCTGCTTCAGCACAGGCTGCTGGGGCCTGAAATGACCGCCCTGCTGCTGACGCCGCATATTCACGAAGATCAGGACGATTACTATGGCTACGGCGTGTGGATTACGAAGCGTGACGGCGGTGTGTATAAATATCATGTGATGGGCTATGATCCCGGGGTATCCTTCCACTCCGCCCACTATCCGGTCAGCGGAACTACCGCTGTAGTCCTTTGCAACGAGAGCCGGGGAGCTTACCGGATGCAGCAGGCTGTGGAAAATTGGCTGAACAGCGGAAGAGAAGGCTGA